ACCCATCAGCTCGTAATACGTATAGGAACAAAGAGAAATGATGATATCTATAATTATTTATATACAATACAGAAACTGAGGTTAGACAACGAAATGATTAAGCAATATACAGATCAAGCAGAGACATGGTACCTGCAGTCCGAACAGAAGGCGGCAGCGTATTTTGAACTTCTACAGCAGCAAGTATCCGATAAGAGTTATGTATCTGCGCTGACGGATGATTTCAAAGTGTGGAAGAAGAAGCATATTCATCGACGTTCGATATGGTCTTTTTTTTCGCAGAGCAATCAGAAGATGGATGCCAGCAATTATCATAAATACCTATCTTACTTGAATATAACGGGTAAATTAGACGATTATTTAAATCGCAGTGTATCTTATTTTTACTTAAGAGATATGGGCAAATATCTGGATTCTCCGGATACCGAGCATAAGGTGCAGCAGATGGTGACCACGATTAAACGTCATTTGATTGAACCGAAGAATAGTCAGGAGAAGGGAAATTCACAACCGGATTTCGTGAGCTTGGCATCTTTTTATCGGTGGGCTCAGAAGGAAGGGGTTGAGCCGGCAGCTATTTGGGTGATGAATAAGCTCAGCAGCGTCTCCTCCCACATCCCTGAGCAGATGAATGCAGAGCAAGCTCAGCGCAAGCTGATTAAGATTATATTTGGCGTTGTGATGCACGTTCTGGATGATATGGAGGGCGATACACTGCCTGCAGAACGGGCAAGGAGAATTGATGAAGCATTAAGACTCGGATATTCCTATGGCCTGACTTATCCTTACATTGACGATCTGCTCGATTCCGAGACGTTAAGCATACAGGAGAAGGAGAGGTACGCTCATTTTATTCGAACGGCACTGCTTACAGGAAAAGTCCCTGCACTACATATACAAGAATGGTCAGGAGCTAATGCAAAACTCATTGAATTTATTCATTCTGAGCTTAAGGAAGCATTTGATTATATTAAAAATTATCAACGGCCTGAGTCGATAAATACTTTTTTTGAGCAATCCTATGTGTTCTTTGAGTCTCAGGACATTGACCGTGTAAAAAGCCTTGAGTACACAAGCTACACCAATGAAGAGCTGTACCTACCTGTCATTCTCAAATCTTCCTCGTCCCGGCTCATTGTTCGTTCCGTCATCAGTGCTCCTGAGGATGAAGGATTTGATTATCGAACCTTTTACTATGGGATCTACAATCAGCTGGCGGATGATTTCGCGGATATGTTCGAAGACTTAGAGGATGGAGCGGTTACGCCATATACGTACTATCTAACACACCGGGATCATAGAACAGATTTGGTTAACCCTTTTGAGTTATACTGGGCGGTGATCTCGAACCTGATTCACAATGTATACAAGTCTGATCCGAAGACGAGAGAAGTGATATTAGATCGGGCCATTAATGGTTTGAAGCGCTGCAAGAAGCGTGTCGGTCAACAAAAATACAATGAAATCATGCAGATTTTTTCTTCCGGGCATCCGGAGTTTAACCAGCTCATTCAGTACATGGTGGACAAAGCAGAAGACGTTGACTTCTTCGACAAATTGCTGCGAGATGAGATGCTGAGCGTGATGAAGCATGATCAATCCGAGAAAGAAAAGTTTCTAGAGACGCTAAACTCAGCTCAGAACGAAATTAATCGTGTGCTTGAGATCACGAAGCCTGAACACATCTCTCCGATGAAGGAGCCGCTCATCGATGCTGCCAACTACAGTCTTGAAGGAGGAGGCAAGCGTCTGCGCCCGCTGCTAGCCTGGGTTATGGGTGTTAATGAATATGGTCTGGAGTATCCTTCCCTTGTCCCGCTCCTTCGATCGCTGGAGTATATGCATACGGCTTCCTTGATCTTCGACGATCTTCCATCACAGGATAATGCGGCTACCCGCAGAGGGCGGGCTACACTGCATGAGGTGCACAGCAGCGCTACAGCAGAGTTAACCGGTCTGTTCCTAATTCAAAAAGCCACAGAGGAGCAAACCTCCCTGCATCAATTCGATCCAGCTTCGGTGCTCTCCCTGATTCAGTACTCCTCCCAAAAGGCAGGGGAAATCTGTATGGGGCAAGCGATGGACTTGAATTCCAAGGGGAAGCCGCTGACACTTGCGGAGCTTGATATGATCTGTTTCTACAAAACAGGGATTGGATTTGAAGCCTCCTTGGTGATGCCGGCAATTCTTGCTAAGGCGAATGAAGCTGAAGTGAATCTGCTCAAAAAATACGCTTACCATGCAGGTATTGCCTTTCAGATTAAGGATGATCTGCTTGACGTCGAAGGGGATGTAGAGGCACTAGGAAAGCCGATCCAACAGGATGTTGAGAATAATAACTCCACCTTTGTCACTGTGCTAGGTAAGGAAGGTGCCAGCAAGATGATGTGGGACCATTATTGCAACGCTATTGAAGCTCTTAATGAGATGCCGAAGAAGACAGATTTTCTGAAGCATTTGCTCGACTACATTATTAATCGGAACAATTAAATTAGAAATACAAGAACGAAGCTGTATAGAACTTAACAGCAGGGTCGGCGAATAAACGCCGGCTCTTTTTTTATTATTCAAAATGATGCCTCATTCCTTGTGATTGTAATCACAAGGAATCATCTTGGCTAATGATAATTTGAGATTAGATTCATTAGGAAACTTGTATAGGAGTGAGAGATATGAGTGAATTGATTAACAATCGTGAGATCAAAGAAGCTGTCGGCCATTCTAAGCGGATAAGTATGCTGAGAGAAATCATTTTGGATCTGCATCATGGGAAGAGTGCCGAGGAGGTAAAGGCAAGATTTAATTCGGCTGTTGGAGAAATTTCAGTTAGTGAAATATCAGAGCTTGAGCGGGTGCTCATGGAGGAGGAAGGCATTCCGGTCAGCGAAGTACAACGTTTATGCAGTGTACATGCCGCCGTATTTAAAGGTTCAATCCAAGATATTCACAGACCTAGCTCTCCAGAGGAGCAGCCAGGGCATCCCGTGCATACCTTCAAAATGGAAAATCGAGAAATCGATCAGCTGGTTAATTTTAATATTGCGCTGCATCTGGATCATTTTCTCAAAGATCAGTATGAAAGCAATCGTCTCAAATTGCTAGAGGATCTTAGTCTCCTGTATGATGTCGACAAGCATTACAGCCGGAAAGAGAATTTGCTCTTTCCTTTTTTAGAGAAATATGCGATATACGGACCCACTAAGGTGATGTGGGCTGTTGATGATGGCATTCGAATTGGGATTAAAGAACTCAAAGCCAAATTAACAGATTTCGATGGCAATACGGAGATGTTCTTAGGTCTCGCCGAACGAGTCATGAAAGAAGTTACCGAGATGATCTATAAGGAAGAACATATATTACTGCCGATGGCCTTAGACAAATTAACAGAGGATGAATGGCTTCAGATCGCAGCACAAAGTGATGAAATCGGTTATTGCCTGATTGTACCAGATCGTAAGTGGATTCCTGAAAGGGCGACTGAACCCGGAGCAGCAAGCATGGAAGGCGAGCATGAGACGTTACAAGAAGGTTATGTTCGAATGAGTACAGGTGTGTTATCCGTAAAACAGATGGAAGCACTGATGAATCATCTGCCTGTGGATCTGACTTTTATTGATGAGAATGATATCGTCCGATATTTCTCACACGGTAAAGAACGGATTTTTGCGCGCACCAAAGCAGTGATCGGCCGAACGGTTCAAAATTGCCATCCCCCGCAAAGTGTGCATGTAGTGAACCAACTATTGGATGATTTCAAAGCAGGGAATAAGGATGTTGAAGATTTCTGGATACCGGTCAAAGACAAATTTGTATATATTCGATATTTCGCAGTAAGGGATGAAGAAGGTACCTATCTGGGAACGCTCGAATTCACGCAAAATATTAAACCAATTCAAGAGCTTACAGGATCAAAGCGGATCTTATCTTAATTATGAGGAGTGTGGCGAAGTTGATTAGAACAAACCTGAAGCAATATCAAGAATATCAGGAGCATAAATTTACAAAACGGATCATTAACAAGGAGAAAGAAAATGTTATCTTCTTACTGAACTTCAGTCCTGGTGCAGAGCTGCCAGCTCATCGGCATCCGAATGCGAACGTCTACATTTTGGTGCTGAATGGAGAAGGTGTCATCACAAGTGATGGAGCTGACGTGTTGGTAAAATCGGGTGATGTGATCCACATCGATGGAGAAGAGATGCTGTCATTTCAAAACGGTGCAGAGTCCTACTCTAGCTTGTATGTCGTCCTTACCAAAATCCCGGATGAACAATATGGTTTCAATATCTAACGGGTTTCTTTCTGAATTTAAAATGTAAAATAACACTTTTGGATCTAAAGGACTTTCTGCATGTTTTTTGGTAAACTTAGGAGTAAGCATTTGAGCTTTGATACAGTTCAATGCGAGATGCACTTGCGGATAAGTTTGACTTTGCCGTAAACAATACAGAAGTGGTGTTTTCATTTTGATGAGAATATAGGTGACAAGATGACAAATATGAATGCAAGCAAGGATGCAGGCTGGAACTTTGATCAGAGCTATTCCCGACTGCCGAATCTGCTATATAAACCTACAGAACCTTCTAAAGTTAAAGCTCCAAGCATTGTTATATTAAACAAACCGCTGGCGAAGTCACTGGGGTTAAATCCAGATTTGTTAAACAGTGAGGAAGGCGCAGCCATTCTCGCAGGCAATATCCTCCCCGAGGGAGCTTTACCCATCGCTCAGGCGTATGCTGGACATCAATTCGGGCACTTCAACATGCTTGGGGACGGCCGAGCCATTCTGTTAGGAGAACAATTGACACCAGACGGTGAGCGTTTAGACATTCAGCTAAAAGGAGCGGGAAGAACGCCCTTCTCCAGAGGCGGTGATGGCAGAGCGGCGCTCGGACCGATGCTGCGAGAATACATTATTAGTGAAGCTATGCACGGGCTTGGAATAGCCACAACACGCAGTCTTGGCGTTGTCGCAACCGGTGAACCTGTGTATCGTGAGAGCGTGCTGCCTGGCGCAGTACTCACCCGTGTTGCAGATAGTCATCTTCGTGTCGGAACCTTCCAATTTGTGAGAAATTGGGGGAGTATAGAGGATCTGCGAGCACTGGCTGATTATACTTTAATTAGGCATTATGCTGATGTAGAGCAGGATGAAGGACGATATTTGAATCTCCTGAAGAAAGTGGTGGAACAACAAGCATCACTCATCGCCAAATGGCAGTTGGTCGGCTTTATTCACGGGGTTATGAATACGGACAATATGGCCCTGAGCGGAATTACGATCGATTACGGTCCGTGTGCCTTTATGGATACATATGACACGGCAACCGTATTCAGCTCCATCGATCGAGAGGGCCGCTATGCATATGGCAATCAGCCTCAGATCGGAGCTTGGAACTTGGCACGTTTTGCTGAAACGCTGCTCCCCCTCCTGCACGAGGATGAAGCTGCAGCCGTGAAGATGGCCGAAGAGACATTATCGGAATATTTCAGCTTATTTCATCAGAACTGGTTGTCGGGTCTACGATCTAAGCTCGGTATATTTAATGAAGAACCAGAAGATGAGGCTTTAATAGCTGAACTGCTGGAAATGATGCAAGAGCATCAGGCGGATTATACGAATACCTTCCGTGCATTGACTTTGAATCAACTGGCTGGTCAAGTCATGTTTGATACGCAAGAGTATAAGGAATGGCATTCCAAATGGCAGAAGCGTCTAGAGCGGCAAGAAGAGAGCAAGAATGAGACTCAAGCATTAATGAAGAGAAATAATCCTGCCGTAATCCCTCGGAACCATAGAGTAGAGGAAGCGCTGGAAGCCGCCGTAGAGGATGAAGATCTGTCCGTGATGGAGCAGTTATTGGAGGTTCTAGCTGATCCGTATGCCTATTCCAAGGAACAAGAGGAATATGCCATACTGCCTCCGAAGGATTGTGCTTATCAAACCTTTTGCGGGACTTAAATTTAGAATTATTTCACGAATGGATTCAAAATGCCGATATATATAGAATCAATGAGGAGCATGCATTTCACCTAATTGGTAAATGTGTGCTTTTTTATGTCCTGATCGCGAGAGGATGGGTAAACAATGTTAATAGACAAGATCAGTGAGTTTGTTCTATTGGAGAGTATGGTGATGATTCGGACGCGGGATCATACATTCGGAGGACGTATTACATATATTGATGGAGATGTGTTTGAAATTGCACTAAATGAGAACAAGAGGATCTCTCTCGGGGAATCCATAGGCATCACCATTTATGCAGAAGGATTGATTACCTTTGATACCTATCCTATCGGCCTTTATCGAAAACATATATTATGTATTCTTCCTCCGCCGGTTCAGAAAAGATTCTTCCAGCGTCGCAAAGAAGTACTGCTGCCGGTACATCAGCTAACTTGTATTATTGAAAGAGAACTTAAGTCAGCAGATGCTGGATCGCTGAGCAATGAAACTGACTCTATAGGTGAAGTGAAAAATTTGAGCATGAGCGAGATCTTGTTTGCCGCAGGATCCGTTCTTGGACTTCAAAGAAATGATCGGGTTACCCTTCATCTTGGAGAGGATCTGCAGCTTCAAGCCGTTGTTCAGCATATCAAGCATAGCGGAGAGCAGCCACTCTATCTAGCTGAACTGCAAGAAGTTACGAAATCTGCGAAACAGACACTCAAGTCCTTAATGATCGGTCAATTAGCGATACATAGAAATGCACAAATTGAATCGGAGCTTGAGATGGTAGATCATGATAACAAGTCAGACGAGATCAACTCTTACATATTTAACAATTATAGAGCAATTAAGAAATGATGCTTGTGAGATCGAATACAGCAGGTACTAAAATGAGTGATTTTCCTTCAAAACATGATGTTTTAAATATATAGGTTGGAGCATTCCAACCTATATTTTTGTGTTTAACTTAGCTACCCAGTAGTTAGCTCTTGAACATTAACCGTATCGCTACGAAGATCAGTGCAATGGACAGGAAGCGCAGAATGACTCCTCCTGGCAGCTTCGATGCAATTCTTGCTCCAAGCTGACTGCCGATGAGAGAACCTGCGGCCAGCCACAATAGTTTCATGAAATCGATATGTCCTAAGGCTAGGTGCGCAATACTTCCTGACGTTGCAGAGATCAGGATCGATAAGCTGGAAGTGGCGGCAGCGATATGTGCTGGGAACGAGAGCAGCATGACCATCGTCGGTACCATGACAGAGCCTCCCCCGATGCCGAAGAAGCTGGATATGAATCCGACAACCAGTGCAATGGAGACGCCTGCCTTTAGATTGAATGAATAGGTATGTGTTGTTCCACTCGCATCACTGAATGCTCGAGTAACCGTAGGCTTCAGTAATGAATTTTGTGATTTTTGCGGCTTTTTCAGTAGAAATAGCGCCATGCATAGTAGAAAAACACCCAGTGCCACGAAAAATCCCCGATTACTCACAATATTGGCCGTAAAGGCACCGAGAACAGAACCAGGGATCATGGCGACCGCGAATAATGTGCCACTCTTCATATCAATTCTTCTCTGCTTCACATAAGCAATTGTGCTGGATAGTGATCCGAACACTAATACAGCTAGCGATGTACCGACAATCTCCGAGACAGGCATATCATAAGCGAAGGCAAGAAAAGGAACAATGATAAACCCTCCGCCCAGTCCAACGACCGCTCCGCATAATGAAGACAATACTCCGACAAGGAGCAGTACGACAATCTCAATCATATGTAAACCTTCTTCCGTGTGAATTAGCCAACCCTTATTGTACATGAATTACAAACCTTGCTCCATAATCCAGTCACATATGTATATAGGCAGAAATACTTTCGACTAAGAAAAATAAAAGAAATTACATAAGTGAAATGAGATGAATATATTTGAAAGAAATTACCGAAATTGAAGCTCAAGCATATGGAGTCTATACGAAATTTGATCAGATGGACAATGGCGAGAGCAAATTCCGTTTAAACTGTTCTATGGACGGAAGCTCATATTGCAGGACGGTAATCCATACCGTTAAATACGGTCAGAGTTTATTTGAGCAGGATTGGTATGCTTCACCGGAGCTGGATGAGCTCACAAGAAGGATCAATCCCGAAGTGCGGTTCAAACTCCTCTAAGAAAGAATTGACTATAACCGCGATCATCGCGGTTTATTTTTATCCGTTATTTTTCTACCTTCTTACCGATGTTATTCTCCTTATCAGGTGTAAGCGCTTCTATTAGAATGAGACTTAACATATTTAAGGGGGTTAGACATACATGAAGAAATGGAGTATTGTCCTTAGCTTGTGCTTGCTTATCTCGGTCATTGCTGCAGGATGCGGCGGAGGAAGTGGCACGAGTGGCAATAACGAAGATTCAGAGAAGGTGTCCATCACCATATGGCACAACTGGACAGGTCAGGATGCCAAAGCTGTAGCGATGCGAGGTATTATTGAGCAATTTAGATCTGATCATCCCAACATTGAAGTGATTGATGAAGGACTGCCATCCGATGGGCTGCGTACAAGACTCCGTACGGTAGCTGCCGCTGATGAAATGCCTGATCTTTTCGTCATGTGGCCGGATGCCATGACCAAGGAATTTGTTAAAGGGGATCTGCTTCAACCTATTAACGAAGAACTTGACCAAAATCCGGAGTGGAAGGATAAGTTCATTCCCAATGCACTTGAAGGCTATACCGTGGATGGGAATATCTACTCTGTACCGATGAACCTTGCGCCAAGCTCTTTTATCTATTACAACGAAGCCTTGTTCAAAGAGCACGGGGTTAAGGTCCCCACCACTTGGGCGGAACTGGAGTCCGCGATTCAGACATTTAATGAAAAGGATGTCATTCCAATTGCACTTGGAAACAAAGCTAACTGGGTTGTTCAATCTACACTATTCAGCACACTTGCCGACCGGATTACAGGAACAGAATGGTTCTTATCGGCGATCGAGCAGAGCGGTGCAAAATTTACAGATCCAGAGTTTGTAGAAGCATTGAATGTGCTCAAGAAGCTTGGAGACTCAGGTGCTTTTCAAGACGGCTTTAACAGCATCGATGAAACGCAAATGATGCAGCTCTATTTTCAAGGAAAAGCAGCGATGGTCATTAATGGCGGATGGGCCCTGGCTAATCTGGTGAATAATGCACCGGAAGAAGTGCTGAACCATACGCATATCACGATACTGCCCCCAATCGAAGGAGGGAAGGGCCAGGAGCAGGTAACCGCTGGAGTCGTCGGCACGGGCCTTGGTGTTAGCAAAAAGCTGACAGGCGAACGCAAAGAAGCAGCTATGGAGCTATTTTATGAATTAGCCGGTCCAGACGGTCAAAAAGCAACGCTTGAGAGCAGCACGCTCGTCAGCTATGACGTTGAACTGGATCGAAGCAAGGCTCATCCACTCTTTGTAGAACTGTATGAACTGATGCAGGATGTCAAGATTACGCCTGTATATGATTCCAAGTTTGGCTCAGCCGCAACCGAAGTGGTCGACAATAGCCTGCAGGAGCTGTTGATGAACGGCAATCCGGAAGAGGTTGCCCGTAAGATTCAGGATGCCCAGGCTGCAGCCGTTGGAAAATAGAATAATCCCCTTCCCGATAGGGGAGGGGTATTCTCATTTAAAGGGAGTGTCAAAGCCATGAATGCATTGCGAAATCGCCGCTTTATTGTTATAGGACTCGCTCCTGCTGTAATTCTTTATGCTCTGTTTGTGTTCGTACCGGTCATTTGGTCAGCGTACTATGGTTTTTTTGACTGGTCAGGAATTGGGGACGCGGTCTATATCGGAGTTCAGAATTACGCAGAGATTTTTAAAGACCCCATTTTTTGGCGGGCACTGAAAAATAACATTATCTTTGTCCTTGCCTCTGTTTTTGGACAGATTCCACTGGCGCTGGCCTTGGCCGTTCTCCTGCATAAGAGCAGCTTTCTGCAAAAGTTTCTACGTTCAGCTGTATTCTTACCTATGGTCTTGTCTACAGTTGTTATTGGTATGATCTGGCAGTATATCTATCACCCACAGATCGGTATCTTGAACTTTCTGCTGGATGCGTTAAAGCTGGAGGATTGGAAGATGGAGTGGCTGTCAGATCCGGCCATTGCGATCTATTCGCTCGTTCCGCCATTACTCTGGAGTTTTGTCGGATTGTATTTAATCATCTTCGTCTCGGCGCTTCAGAACATTCCAGGTGAAATTCATGATGCGGCTAAGATTGACGGAGTAACAGGGATTCGAAAAATATGGAGTATTACCCTGCCCATGATTAAAAACACCGTGCAGGTGGCTGTCATCTTGTGTATATCCGGCAGCTTGAAGTCATTTGATCTTGTCTACATCATGACAAAAGGCGGACCTGCACATACCACAGAATTACTGGCAACCTATATGTATAACTCCACTTTTACGACCTATCGATACGGGTTCGGAAGTGCCATTTCGACTACGATCGTACTGATCAGTCTCTTATTGATTGGAACAAGTCAGTGGATCGCTTCGAGAAAAAAAGAGTCATCGGTGTAATTTGCATTTTTCAGAGTTGATTATAGGCCAAAATACATTTGCAAATTAAATTCATGCCAATAGAATTGAAGGGAGGCATACACATGCAGCCAAACATTGCAGGTGCAAGACCTGCCGTTTCCCAAGCTTCCACTTTGTTTCGTCGGATAGGAAGAGCGTTGTTTTGGTTCGTGCTTTTACTCTATGGAATTGTGACATTGTATCCTTTTGTATGGCTTGTTACGAGTGCCTTCAAGACCAATGAGGATTTCTATAACAGACCCTTTGGATTACCGGAAGTCTGGAAATGGGAAAATTTCACTGTGGCCTGGGAGAGCGCAAATCTTGGAAATGCCTTTAACAATTCGATGATTGTATCGATAGGCTCCTTGGCACTCACCTTATTTATATCCGCTCTTGCCTCCTTTGTGCTTGCTCGGTTTGCCTTTCGATGGAAAGGGATCATGCTTGCATTTTTTGTTATCGGCATGCTGATTCCTATACACAGCACATTGGTTCCTTTGTTTATTCTGATGAAGCAGATGCTTCTATTAAATACGTACTGGGCTCTGATCCTGCCCTACACTGCTTTTGCCCTGCCAACAGCCATCTTTATACTTACTGCATATTTGACCAGTATCCCTCGTGATATCGAAGAGGCCGCGTTTATGGATGGTACAGGGCTGTGGGGGTTATTTTTCCGCATCATGCTTCCGATGTCACTGCCCGCTCTGTCTACCGTAACGATCCT
This sequence is a window from Paenibacillus urinalis. Protein-coding genes within it:
- a CDS encoding extracellular solute-binding protein is translated as MKKWSIVLSLCLLISVIAAGCGGGSGTSGNNEDSEKVSITIWHNWTGQDAKAVAMRGIIEQFRSDHPNIEVIDEGLPSDGLRTRLRTVAAADEMPDLFVMWPDAMTKEFVKGDLLQPINEELDQNPEWKDKFIPNALEGYTVDGNIYSVPMNLAPSSFIYYNEALFKEHGVKVPTTWAELESAIQTFNEKDVIPIALGNKANWVVQSTLFSTLADRITGTEWFLSAIEQSGAKFTDPEFVEALNVLKKLGDSGAFQDGFNSIDETQMMQLYFQGKAAMVINGGWALANLVNNAPEEVLNHTHITILPPIEGGKGQEQVTAGVVGTGLGVSKKLTGERKEAAMELFYELAGPDGQKATLESSTLVSYDVELDRSKAHPLFVELYELMQDVKITPVYDSKFGSAATEVVDNSLQELLMNGNPEEVARKIQDAQAAAVGK
- a CDS encoding cupin domain-containing protein; the protein is MAKLIRTNLKQYQEYQEHKFTKRIINKEKENVIFLLNFSPGAELPAHRHPNANVYILVLNGEGVITSDGADVLVKSGDVIHIDGEEMLSFQNGAESYSSLYVVLTKIPDEQYGFNI
- a CDS encoding sulfite exporter TauE/SafE family protein, translated to MIEIVVLLLVGVLSSLCGAVVGLGGGFIIVPFLAFAYDMPVSEIVGTSLAVLVFGSLSSTIAYVKQRRIDMKSGTLFAVAMIPGSVLGAFTANIVSNRGFFVALGVFLLCMALFLLKKPQKSQNSLLKPTVTRAFSDASGTTHTYSFNLKAGVSIALVVGFISSFFGIGGGSVMVPTMVMLLSFPAHIAAATSSLSILISATSGSIAHLALGHIDFMKLLWLAAGSLIGSQLGARIASKLPGGVILRFLSIALIFVAIRLMFKS
- a CDS encoding protein adenylyltransferase SelO is translated as MTNMNASKDAGWNFDQSYSRLPNLLYKPTEPSKVKAPSIVILNKPLAKSLGLNPDLLNSEEGAAILAGNILPEGALPIAQAYAGHQFGHFNMLGDGRAILLGEQLTPDGERLDIQLKGAGRTPFSRGGDGRAALGPMLREYIISEAMHGLGIATTRSLGVVATGEPVYRESVLPGAVLTRVADSHLRVGTFQFVRNWGSIEDLRALADYTLIRHYADVEQDEGRYLNLLKKVVEQQASLIAKWQLVGFIHGVMNTDNMALSGITIDYGPCAFMDTYDTATVFSSIDREGRYAYGNQPQIGAWNLARFAETLLPLLHEDEAAAVKMAEETLSEYFSLFHQNWLSGLRSKLGIFNEEPEDEALIAELLEMMQEHQADYTNTFRALTLNQLAGQVMFDTQEYKEWHSKWQKRLERQEESKNETQALMKRNNPAVIPRNHRVEEALEAAVEDEDLSVMEQLLEVLADPYAYSKEQEEYAILPPKDCAYQTFCGT
- a CDS encoding carbohydrate ABC transporter permease — protein: MNALRNRRFIVIGLAPAVILYALFVFVPVIWSAYYGFFDWSGIGDAVYIGVQNYAEIFKDPIFWRALKNNIIFVLASVFGQIPLALALAVLLHKSSFLQKFLRSAVFLPMVLSTVVIGMIWQYIYHPQIGILNFLLDALKLEDWKMEWLSDPAIAIYSLVPPLLWSFVGLYLIIFVSALQNIPGEIHDAAKIDGVTGIRKIWSITLPMIKNTVQVAVILCISGSLKSFDLVYIMTKGGPAHTTELLATYMYNSTFTTYRYGFGSAISTTIVLISLLLIGTSQWIASRKKESSV
- a CDS encoding carbohydrate ABC transporter permease codes for the protein MQPNIAGARPAVSQASTLFRRIGRALFWFVLLLYGIVTLYPFVWLVTSAFKTNEDFYNRPFGLPEVWKWENFTVAWESANLGNAFNNSMIVSIGSLALTLFISALASFVLARFAFRWKGIMLAFFVIGMLIPIHSTLVPLFILMKQMLLLNTYWALILPYTAFALPTAIFILTAYLTSIPRDIEEAAFMDGTGLWGLFFRIMLPMSLPALSTVTILSFLHAWNDFSFALVFINKTELKTLPLAIANFADGYQTDYGLTLAAMTLSIIPTVLLYLLFQEQMMKGMTAGAVKG
- a CDS encoding DUF438 domain-containing protein — translated: MSELINNREIKEAVGHSKRISMLREIILDLHHGKSAEEVKARFNSAVGEISVSEISELERVLMEEEGIPVSEVQRLCSVHAAVFKGSIQDIHRPSSPEEQPGHPVHTFKMENREIDQLVNFNIALHLDHFLKDQYESNRLKLLEDLSLLYDVDKHYSRKENLLFPFLEKYAIYGPTKVMWAVDDGIRIGIKELKAKLTDFDGNTEMFLGLAERVMKEVTEMIYKEEHILLPMALDKLTEDEWLQIAAQSDEIGYCLIVPDRKWIPERATEPGAASMEGEHETLQEGYVRMSTGVLSVKQMEALMNHLPVDLTFIDENDIVRYFSHGKERIFARTKAVIGRTVQNCHPPQSVHVVNQLLDDFKAGNKDVEDFWIPVKDKFVYIRYFAVRDEEGTYLGTLEFTQNIKPIQELTGSKRILS
- a CDS encoding polyprenyl synthetase family protein, with amino-acid sequence MIKQYTDQAETWYLQSEQKAAAYFELLQQQVSDKSYVSALTDDFKVWKKKHIHRRSIWSFFSQSNQKMDASNYHKYLSYLNITGKLDDYLNRSVSYFYLRDMGKYLDSPDTEHKVQQMVTTIKRHLIEPKNSQEKGNSQPDFVSLASFYRWAQKEGVEPAAIWVMNKLSSVSSHIPEQMNAEQAQRKLIKIIFGVVMHVLDDMEGDTLPAERARRIDEALRLGYSYGLTYPYIDDLLDSETLSIQEKERYAHFIRTALLTGKVPALHIQEWSGANAKLIEFIHSELKEAFDYIKNYQRPESINTFFEQSYVFFESQDIDRVKSLEYTSYTNEELYLPVILKSSSSRLIVRSVISAPEDEGFDYRTFYYGIYNQLADDFADMFEDLEDGAVTPYTYYLTHRDHRTDLVNPFELYWAVISNLIHNVYKSDPKTREVILDRAINGLKRCKKRVGQQKYNEIMQIFSSGHPEFNQLIQYMVDKAEDVDFFDKLLRDEMLSVMKHDQSEKEKFLETLNSAQNEINRVLEITKPEHISPMKEPLIDAANYSLEGGGKRLRPLLAWVMGVNEYGLEYPSLVPLLRSLEYMHTASLIFDDLPSQDNAATRRGRATLHEVHSSATAELTGLFLIQKATEEQTSLHQFDPASVLSLIQYSSQKAGEICMGQAMDLNSKGKPLTLAELDMICFYKTGIGFEASLVMPAILAKANEAEVNLLKKYAYHAGIAFQIKDDLLDVEGDVEALGKPIQQDVENNNSTFVTVLGKEGASKMMWDHYCNAIEALNEMPKKTDFLKHLLDYIINRNN